The segment TCTTAAAAGTTTTAGTAAATCattagatatttaaattttgttaaatctataaatattttgatataactTTAGAAATTTGGGTAAATCCTTAGGTATTTTGGTATAacgttagaaagttttgtaaatCCTCGTAAATTTTGATAAATCTTTAGAAATTTTagaaaatccttggaaattttAGCATGCCAAGATGTTGAGTTAATCGAGTCTAAGGCACTAAGGAAAtcttttgaaattttagtaaaaACCCTTAGATATATTAATAAATccttagaaattttagtataacctTAAAAATTCTAGTAAATCCTTACATATTTTGGTATAACCTTATAAACTTCAataaaatcttagaaattttagtatgcCAAAATGTTGAGTTAATTGAGTCTTCGACACTAAAGAAATCTTTCAAAGCATGGGTAAATTCTTAGAAATTAGGGTAAAGCTTTAGAAATTTTGCTAAACCCTTAGATATTTCATTataaacttagaaaatttggtaaaactttaaaaatttaataactcAATTTTTAGCTGGTGTCGGAGAATACAGTTTCAAAGCCGAATAAATTTCTATCAATACAAGGTTGTAGAGACAAATTTGTTTGAAAATATGACCTTAATGGTTGTTCTTTGTTAAAAATGCTTGCTTGTTGCCATGGCAATTAGGATATCACTCATCTGCTGGATCATCTTCCTATAAAGCATGGATTGACTTGTGGCTTTCAAAATCATAGCTTTCTTCTGGAATATTTGCGGTAATTGCCTTCCAACTAAAGATTTCCTCTCGCGACACTTTCTTTGTTTGATAACCTTTGCCCCTTATGTATGACTTGCAAAGAAACATCAAAGCATCTTCTTCTAATATGCCACTTCGTACACGTTGTTCGGCTTGGAATCCCCCTCTCATTCCATCCTAAATCCCTTCAGACCACTTCTGCCTTTGTTTGGTTTCTTCAAAGGCTTTAATCCATTGATATTAGGGCCTAGTACTCAAGAATCTTCCATTCTTTTGTGGGTTCACACTCTTTAAATCTAAAATTGAGCTCATTTTTTAATCATCTACATCTTTCCATCTTTAACTCCTTTAAATTTGACACCCCTCTTGTCACCCAACCAAAATTTCTTAGATCCCTAAATCATGGATGTTGGACCCTCACTGGACTTTTTGCCTACACATCGACTCTGGACCTTGCAACATCATGATAGGTGGAGCTGTGATTGTACAATGACCTAATGGTGCTCAATTACTCTTTACTAAAAGCTACATATCAACAAGCAAATTACATGCTAGAACCTTACTTATACAATTTATTTAAATGATTCTCAAATttgtaaatttctaaaataatccaaaatgagACAACATTATATTTAGCCGTaccattattttttaaaaattttatatgatatttgtcTCTTTCTTCATTTATATCTCTCTATTAAGACACCACAAATAATTCACGACTTAGAAAGAAAACTAGACATTAGGCTATGTGCTAATCTAAAGTTTTTATTAATTTCTCTTGACCTTATTCTTATTTTTTGAAAATGTACcagaaaaactaaaaaaaaaaaaaaagaaacttaaaaacaaggtaaaatttcaaattcatttgtttacttttttttttcttatccaAATAATTAGAAATTAAGATGACGTGGCGGATTCGAAGCCGTTCATCTCAACGATCTCATCCATTGCCGCCATATCCAAGCACTACCGAAACCAAGCTCCTTCCAGCACAGAGGGCGCGAGTCGATACCTCTAGAAGATATCTTAGAAACCCGAAAAAGCCCCCAAAAGGAATGGCATTATTACAATTACACCACTTAAGTCTGCACTCTCTTCCTTTTACTCCCAAACTACACTATTCCCGTTTCTCCACTCGGAAATCCCTTCGCTTCTCCTTCTCCGCCTCTGCTTCAACCACGATGGCTAAACAAGTAAGTACCAAAATCTGTATATTTTTAATAGTGTGATTTTGtggttttaaatttgattttgatttttgctTGTTTAGGTTTTGGTGCCGGTTGCGAATGGGACGGAACCAATGGAAGCTGTGATTACGATCGATGTCTTAAGGAGATCGGGAGCTGAAGTCACGGTGGCTTCCGTCGAGAAAGAGCTTCGCGTTGATGCTTGCCACGGTGTTAagattgttgctgatgctctcgTCGGTGATTGTAAGGACACCGGTTTCGATCTCATCGCACTCCCTGTAAGTTCATTTCTTTCACTTTATTTTTTCTGGCTTTGATGTcgaggtgaaatgcaaatgtgtgaaattttcaagTAATATTTGGTTGAAAATTAcgacttttaaaaaaaatagaaataaataatttgttTGAAATTAAATTGACGATGTTTCCAGAACAATTTCTTtttcaaacaaaagaaaaaaaatttgaaccTCATTTGTGTCTGTTACTCTGTTTAGAATAACATATTTGGTCTTCTCGTgtttttaattcataatttcatgTTTCTCATTGATCTATGTATATTTAGGGAGGCATGCCTGGTGCTACCAACTTTAAAGATTGTGCAGTTCTTGAAAGTGTTGTGAAGAAGCAAGCTGCAGACGGACGTCTTTATGCTGCCGTGTGTGCTTCACCTGCAGTTGCGCTTGGTTCATGGGGTCTGTTGAAGGGACTGAAAGTACGTACTAGGTGTTAAGCTAAATTATTTCATAGATCATGCTATATGTTGCTATTGGTGACAGGTTTTTTATATTGTTTATGGTTTTGCTTCATTGACGTGATAATCATCATGATTGTTCTTGACAGGCTACTTGTTATCCTTCATTTATGGAGCAACTGTCATCTTGTGCAACAGCTGTTGAATCAATAGTTCAGCAGGATGGCAAAGTTGTGACAAGTCGTGGACCAGGCACGACCATGGAGTTTTCTGTAGCACTGGTTGAGCAACTGTATGACAAAGAGAAAGCTGATGAAGTTTCTGGGCCATTGGTATGTGGACTTCCACTACAGTAGTTCTTTATGCATTCTTTTGGAGAAAAGGAAAAGCCATCTGGCTAACCGGAGGCTTGGTAAATGATACCAGTGTTTGCTAATATGAAACTGATTATCTTCAGCTGCTGCGTCCTAACCATGGGGATGAGTACAAAGTCATTGAGCTAAATCCTATGGAATGGAAATGCAATAATATTCCCCAGGTG is part of the Gossypium arboreum isolate Shixiya-1 chromosome 5, ASM2569848v2, whole genome shotgun sequence genome and harbors:
- the LOC108489846 gene encoding protein DJ-1 homolog B-like; the protein is MTWRIRSRSSQRSHPLPPYPSTTETKLLPAQRARVDTSRRYLRNPKKPPKGMALLQLHHLSLHSLPFTPKLHYSRFSTRKSLRFSFSASASTTMAKQVLVPVANGTEPMEAVITIDVLRRSGAEVTVASVEKELRVDACHGVKIVADALVGDCKDTGFDLIALPGGMPGATNFKDCAVLESVVKKQAADGRLYAAVCASPAVALGSWGLLKGLKATCYPSFMEQLSSCATAVESIVQQDGKVVTSRGPGTTMEFSVALVEQLYDKEKADEVSGPLLLRPNHGDEYKVIELNPMEWKCNNIPQILVPIADGSEEMEAVMIIDILRRAKANVVVASVGDNLEILASRKVKLVADMLLDEAAKLSYDLIVLPGGLGGAQAFANSDKLVNMLKKQAESNKPYGAICASPALVLEPHGLLKGKKATAFPAMCNKLSDQSFIDNRVVVDGNLITSRGPGTSMEFALGIVDKFFGRPKALELAKVMLFVH